Within the Gossypium raimondii isolate GPD5lz chromosome 12, ASM2569854v1, whole genome shotgun sequence genome, the region TGTGAAGATTACAACCATACAAATTGCACGACATTGCGGCAGCATTTGCTTGCATCCTCCCGCAACTACTCTTCCTCTTAGAGCACAAGTTGAACCCATGGGGGCAAAAATGAAATTGCATCAATGCCTAAAGTGTCTCACTTTTGTGAAAAGCAATGAAACTCCATACTTGTTACAACAGTCCACAGCATCCCCATCTCTAATGCTCCCACCAGGCTCTGCAATCACTCCAATACCACTTTCACAAGCTTCTTCCACTGCATCTTTCCAAGCTATTAATAGAAAAACACATCTTTGTTAGCTAACAGGTCATATGGACAAAAGAATCATTACTACATTGAATGCCTGCATACAGGTCCATTACTTGAGACGTTTTCAGTATTTATTTGCATGTCTGTGTGCCTATGAAATTGGATCTTAAAAACAATAAGGAGCACAAAACTTTTCAAGGTAGTAACTACCAAATGGAAAGAATGCATCACTAGCCAAAGCAGCTCCCTTGACCTCATCTCCTGCTTTCCTCAAAGCTATTCTCAAGCTCTCCAGACGGTTTGGCTGCCCGCTTCCCATACCCAACATACGGTTGTCCTGATGAGTAAATGTCAAAGGGTCATCAAATCTCATCAtactaagcttttcttttcATGGCTGTTTTATCCAAACATTTTTTTTGGAAGACGAAGTGTACATATTTATCATAAGGATCTCCAGGCCAACAAGATTACTAAGGACCATTTTAATCAGTACTGAATTTCCTAACAAAATGAAAGTTCAAACCTTTGCTATTACAATAGCATTGCTTTTGACATGCTTGACACACAGCCATGCAAATTCTGCATCACGAAGCTCATTATCTTGTGGCTTCTTCTCAGATACCACATTGAACTGGATATCTTGGGGGTCAAGTCATCTGAATCCTGGGCTAACCACCCACCACCAACCTGTCGTAAGGAGAGCTTCCCTTTCTCATTCTTCTTTGCTTCAAGGATCCTCAATGTTTTGATTTTCCACAGAGGATCTCAAGTCCCTTCTCTGTATACTTGGGAGCCACAACAATCTCATAAAACATCCGAGTTTCACCATCCGTTGGGCTTCTGAACTCTCGGATTTCCTTAGCAAGAGCCTAAAAGCCAAAAGTGAGCAACCCAAACCTCTAAAAGGATACTCTTATTCTGATGTTGAAGGTCACATACAGATAAGATGATATTCAATGTGCGATACAAAGCCAACACAGTTGCATATAAGGATAGCAAGAAGCTAATTAACTTACATCATCTACTTCTATGTTGAAGGCTACAATTCCTCCAAATGCACTCACTGGATCGGCTTTCACAGCAAGCCTGTAAGCCTCAAGGATGTCATCACCAGAAGCTACGCCACATGGATTTGTGTGCTTTACAATAACACATGTAGGGTTCCTAAACTCAGAGACACAATTCCAAGCAGCATCGGCATCTAAATAGTTATTATATGACATTTCCTGCACCAAGATATATAACTAAGGATATGCCATGGAATAACATGGCTGAAAACTAAATTAGACAAGAAATagaatcatagttttccaataGTTTTCCAATTTGTTAAGGATTTTATCTCCTCAACTACCATAGTAAAAAGGAACAGCAACAAAACTAGACACTCTTCGAAATTGGTAACAGTAAAAATTCTATCTCCATTTGCATGATAGAAATTAATTGGAAAAGAAGGATGAAGGGACTGACAAAGCCTCATATCCCATAACGATGAACTAAATTAATCACCTTTCCATGGTGTTGAATAGCAGTAGCAATACCACCAGCATTGACCTCAGACAGACTCTTGTCAACATAAAATGCAGCCTTCTGATGAGGATTTTCACCATAACGAAGTGAACTTTTGAGGGATAATGGCACTGTCAACTTGGGAGGGAATTTATCTTCCAATAGATAGAAGAATTTTGTCAATCTAAATTTGTAACAATTATAGGTAGCACTTGATAATCATATTTAAAGAGTTAGTTGCattgatttgttaaaagaagaaaagaaaagaattttccttttatgtAATAGTATAGTTTGTTAGGCAAGGCCTCAGCTTATGGGATGGGAggtatctttcttttcttccaaaCATCATCAAATGACTAGAGACCATTTCAACTACAATGATCAGATTTAGCTAACACATAAGAGCATACCTCCCCAGTCTGTTTCCAGAGCCACTCTGAAACTGCAGAATCATAAGAAGCAACATGCTCAAAAGCTTTCCAAGCAAGCTTTCTCCGGAACTGTTGATCATCCTGACTGCCTTTAAGGAATTCAAGGAGTGCAGGATAGTCTTGTGAGTCAACAACAACCAAGACATCCTTGTGATTCTGTTTAAACAAATGTGTCATTTTACaatagaaaatgattaaaacaaagAATGGCCCATTCAACTTGATGTTTATGTTAAGGAATGATTAATTCCTCCACCTCTAGCACTGCACTTATGGATCAGATGAGCAGGAAGTTAATACTGACTCTAAGACTATAACCAAACCTAATTTTGTAGCCCGCAAAATCAACAAGTTGAAATGCCCTTCATTACCAATGTGGTTCAATTACCTATTTGGCTTTTTTTTGTAAACATGCTCACACATAAGACTATCTATTGGAACATGAAGCTACACAAAGATGATTCCAGATAATACACAACCTATGCCAATTAATACACCAGTCAAACAGGATTTCACCACTTAACTCATTAACAAGTACCTTTGCAGCAGCTCTAACCATTGCAGGGCCACCAATGTCAATATTCTCGATGCCATCATCAAAGGCAATTCCTCCCGTAGAAGTAACTTTATCATAAAAGGGGTACAAGTTCACAACCACCACATCAAATGTACCTGAATAGAAACAATTTTAgctaaaagacaaaaaagaaatggaaagtcTGATAAAATACTTGGAAAAAAAGGCCCTACGGCATAAAGAAGTAAGAACTCACCAATACCATGCTCATTCAGAGCTTCCATATGATGCTTTTGATCTCTTCTAGCAAGAATACCACCATGTATGTTGGGATGTACTGTTTTCACACGACCATCAAGCTATAAAAGACACTTCAGTCAATCTCCAAACTCAAAGAACTTTAAAgctgaaattaacatttaagaGAAGACATAATAGTGTTAGCATCATATGCTTACTAAAGCATGGTGACCAATCATTGATAGAGAAGATAATAAGTAGGCATTGACTTCAATGTCAAGTCTTATGCATCTCATTttcctattaaaaattatacgTGGTCAAGCTCAAGTTGCAAAAAAGCTTCATAAATTATCAGTAGGGATGTCATTATCACTCTAGCTGATTGGTTTTATCCCCTTAAACAGTCCTAAATGCCTTAAAAAGGCCACggtatattaattaaaaagaaaagatttaagCAGGATAGGACAGAACAGAATAAGAAGGTTACCATTTCGGGGAAACAAGTAAGCTGCTCCACTTTGGTCACGGAGACACCAGCATTTTCCAAGGCAGATGCAGTTCCTCCAGTTGAAACAATTGTGTACCTATAGTTACCAAAGAAGCAAGTTCAAACCAAATAGGCTTCAAAACTGCTTCCTTACATTACATTTTACACAGATACTGATAACATAGACCCTACCAACTCCAAAGGAAAAAATTTCACAGGATTGAATACATATATGATGCCATATTTATGTCAGTTTGTTCACTTATTATTCCTCATTTCCTTACTCTTCAATACTCGAtgataaaagttatttttttttttttttgtttctaaagaaaaacaaagaataaacaACAAAGGTCCAGAGTAAAAGACGGAAaaagaattatgaaaatatcCAAAGAAAAAAGGGTGTCATTTATTTACCCCAATTCTTGAAGGCCATTGCCAAGCAAGGTCAGTTCCTTCTTGTCTGACAAAGATATTAGTGCTTGCTTATTGCCTGACAGAGAACAGAAAAGCCATCAAAGGAAtctttttggtttgtttttccaggaaaaaagagaaagggGTGAAAATGGTCAACAAAATGTGAGAGTAGGGAGAAAACAGGGAGGAAAGAAGAATACCAGGAGCAGAGGATTGAGGGTGGTAATTAGAAGCATGGAGGGTTTGAGAGTGAGACATGGCCTTGGTGGAAACATTCGAGAAGAAGCGTAGCGAGAGGAAATGAAAGCGAGCGCAGAGAATAGGGTGACGAGAAGAAGAGAGAGAGTCGAAAGTAGTAGTTTGAAAGGCGCGGCGTATGCTGTTGGCGGTCTGGGCAGTTGTAGGTATGGTGGCGGCAGAAGACGCAGCTGTCCCCAACATATCTTTGTTCCTTTGTCTCTCTGCTTAGGACTTGATACTGATAGTGCCTGAGAAACTGCTAATATTTTTAACTCTCTGTATGATATCTCGCCCGTATTTCACAACTTGTTACTTTACCACTTGCACGgttaggtaaaatatattacCGAAAACACTTtcggtttaatttatttatatatttattaatgtatttttgttttattcactcaaatttaattttttttattttagtaaaaataaataaattataaaaataatcactcaACAACTAGTGTCACGGGCTAAATCTTTCATCTTGAGATCCGTgcagccttaggcgatccgttcgtccaaactcgcttaagtcagcctttactcaagtgatgattccttaagaactccttCAAGGCACCAAgttgaagagcggaagcgatttatgccaaaagaagctacaaagaACAGCAGAAAGAgcgcacacaaagtgtttgagtaaatgctctcaatattctcttattcacaaagaataatgaaacaatgaatggaatgagtacaaatgaggggaggctctctatttatagtttagCTCCctaaaaccgacggtcaagatacatttacatcgacagACGAGATTAAtcatatccctttattttatggatttacaagatatgtcatatcaaatctaatctaatctttacaagatatgattccatcaatcttctaagattagttaccaaattagcctaagttgtcatATCTTTATTATCGGgtcaaccaggcttcaatctaaCATGTTTCTCCAACAGTTCTTTGAATTGGAccagttctcgtgggctaaatgatccccatctaaacAATAGACcaccattggatgcatttggtgcgatggtcacgggctttgaactgcggcccgtgacactagcGTGTTCTTTTCTTAGCCactcaagtttttttttagttactAATGTTATTgagatttaatattttggtcacGCCTTTATTAGATCACTAATGAtgaccttttttttattgacaTTGTATAAGCCCAAATATGCCTGGCCCAAATAAATATACATCAGGCCCAACTAAACCTAAAATGGCCCAAACATTAACCCAAACAAAAAATCTCAGAAAACCCTAAGCGGCCACTAGCAATCTGGCGTCGCAACTGCTGCCTCTTCGCGCTCCTCTACGCACGCCACACCTCCGCAAATGCCGCTCCTCAAGCACGTACCTGCAACAAGCGAAAGAGAAGAGCAAAACTCGGGCCAACAAACAACCAAATAGATTTATTTGgatgtatttttcttttccattttcggctataaaaggccaatatttttagtgtaaaaGTGGGGGATTTTGGAGTgttaaaaaatacgaaaatagagagaaaatacTGAGATTACAAAGGGTTTTTTCGAAGGTGAAtcgtgtttattttatttatttttccattcttttttattttttatttatttttaatttaaaatataaagaagggAGGAAGGACTTACCTCTCTCGCCGGATTCGTCGAGTCGGTGCCatctccgtcgcaatcggagccTTGGCGTGAGGCTGAGCGGCGGTGTATGAGGGTTGAGGAAACCTTAAAAGGGTTTGGTTTCTCCTCTGGAAAGGGAAACCCAAAAGAACAAATAATTGTTCTTTTgtttaatattctttttttcctttaaaaccTAAAAGATGGACAAAGCATGCGCCGTTTGGCTTTTGGGGTGGGGTCCGCGCATATCAACCTTAAATGGGATATTTGCACTACTAGTCCCTCCTTTTTGCGACGCGTTTTAATCAAGTccattgtttttaatttggcccGAATATTTTACCTGtgttacgatttagtccaaTCTGCTCAGCGTTTAGGAAGGGCGGGATTAATTCCCTTTTTGACCCTTCAGATTATGCGCCTTTTGCAAATATGTCCTTTATTTTAGTTTGCTTTCGTTTTTTTCAGTTATGTTTTGTTCTCAACTTGATcctttgcatttgtttttctaattaaatttaatattagtttgctattattattattattattattattattattattattctttgttattattattaatcttgtaatcattattttcatatacatacaaacatttcatttttataatatatatatacttttatatttttaatttcaattttttaatttcaattttttttacttttgtaaatatgtacataCGTATACttctatatatgtttttatattattcttcataatttatttttttcataaatatggatataaatatacatacacattttaATTCATATGTACTTCccatattgtataatttaaaatatatattcattttctatagtatatatatttttatatcttttaattattataaacatttttattgtCATATATACTCCGTTATTTATACAtgttgtacatatatatataagtatttaaatgtatacatattttcatgatttacctatgtatatatacttatacattttttattttgtaaatatatacacatgtacatacttttatatttttttcacgattttcaaatacatacatgcattttctattagtttttgattgatatattccattctatcttttatatgtatccttgtatatgtgtgttaaataaatgtgtacacatatttgcaaatttacttgtatattgtacttgtatatatattttgtaaatatttattcacatatgttttaaattaaagtttttgtttcatattgtacattaactttttaacataccttttgggaaatatgttttggttttgccaaagcattaaaatcatcatatttttacaaatttccaaaatatttggcattcatgattctcgagaaagattgtgtcctaacttactggattgcgattatttttcgatgaatttagaaagccaagtatttgtttgcaataaattcacaaatttcaaataaaagcttattctcgggaattcaaaaatgttgggtcctaacttactggtcatgacattttattatctcgaaataagaatttctaaagcaaaaggcaatattcggtattttgaagatttaaaaatattgtgccctaactcactgggtgtggtgttttatttctttaaaataagaatattttattattttaattcattcacgagtttaaagttttcttttaaaatcttttcaaattttcgacaccaagacattaaataatcaatttggtaccgattttgggcgttagaggtgctaacccttcctcgtatgtgaatcgactcgaacctattttctcaaatttcagagaccaaaattgtttttaaggtgagccgatcacacctcaattaaggatcggtggcgactccagttttgtttttaaagtcgacaactaaaattttgctTTCAAAAAACAGTTTCGacagatataataataaatttaaccctccaATGTTTATAGATTCTATTGATTTagtcttaaatttaaaaaactcaacaaatttagccctaaaCTTTATACATTGTCAATTTTGTCttgattcataaaaattaaaaattaaaactttaaaaataaaaaataattagaggttCATTTTTCGATAAAatgcataagattttataagaatgcatataaaattataaataaatatctatttttcttattttctaacatacaatttatttattaaaataataattttataaataaacaataatcttatataaaacaatttaagcgAGATTCAAATCTCTTAGCAACTCTTGGGACTAGAACTCCTCTTATTCCAcactttattcttttctctttcctcaCTCTCTAAGCGATTAATCTCTTTCGCTAACTTGATTTCATTCGACTAAAATCATTCAGTCATAGGCCCTCGAACTGCATATATAGATTGGGCCCCAACGACCCTTTGTAAATCTCTTAGAACTCTTAGAACACAATATCAGACCCAGTTTCCAGATTACCGCCATCAGAAATAAGCGTTTTCACAATCTCGCTAATTTCCAGATTGGGCATATTACCCCAAGAAAAGGACTTGGCGCGAGCCACTAGGCTACGCTCACCACGCCCTCGCACACTATGACCACGTACACCACGAGCACTCATAATATCTATCTACCATTCTGAAATCTAATATTTGGCTTAGGTTTTAAAAATCCTAAATCTAAAGTTTTATCAAAAGTACTTATCagaattcataaatatttattgtaCTATAGTCTCTAAAGGCAAACAATTGTACTAAAGTAGCAAATGTAAAAGTATCTAAAGTATAGCTAAAGTTCAAAGTTTCTTACTTAGATCAGCATCAGAGTCTTGGTTTCACTTTTCAGAAATCAAAAgatcaaatttactaaaatttctaaataatgcagaaaaattttgaaaacattttgaACCCAAAATGTACAAtccgagttttgcaacctgactttgataccaccaaatgtaacatcTCAAACTCGACTTAGAcattatggctgaatctgggaAAGTTACATTAACTCGTttgaaaaactaatttaaaatctgGCTTAGAAATCATgtgatttgaaaatattatttaccaCAAAGCACTTACAAGTCCATTATGAAATCATacgtaaaatttatttattttacataaaaacgCTTAATTTGATACTTAGAATTACAATGGAAGTTCTAGAGTAACAAATTCGGAAATCATGAATTAGATTTGAGAAAACGTATATTCACTGATTGAGCATATTTTGAAACTTCCATTGTTATCTTACgtaaaatctatttcaaattcGCAACGAAAAatccatattttatttaattttaaaaaccatGCATTCCTTTAGCTTAACAAGAAACATCCTGAAATCTTAAGCTAAATGATGAAACCCAaaactaaaaccaaaataaaatccgAAACATACTTAAAGTGAAAAATGTTCGAAACGAGCTCTGGAAAACTTTGCCAAATCCTAAGTCTGAGGATCACctgaaatgtattaaaataaatgagtgaGCTAGAAGCCTAGTGTGTGACTTAGCCTACATACAGAATTTTAACTTATAACATGCACGAATGCAAATATCAAAATAGAATTTTGCTTATAATGTACACATATGCAAATATCATATCAAAGTGTCATATTTCTAGAAACATATATCAGATCAGAACAAATCCTACCCCCCATCCGGTACACACCAACTTcgtccatccatccaatcacaccggGTCATAGTGGTATGTCACTTATAAAGGTGTAGCTGAACTGCAGATAGATATTTGCGGTTTAACCGTTAGAATTGCAGTAATACTACCAGAATACACTTCATCCATCATATCAAAACTCACACTAATGCACatgcataaacataataatatatgtacatatcatATGAATGGTATGACATGCATatctaaacatatttttacaaatcatAACATATCATATTGCTTATACAAAATTAATCCTACTTAACATGCTTATACTAACAGTTATTCTACATACAAATGTCAtgcatttttttccttttacacGTAATTATGCTTTCAAAGTTATCAGAACATAGATTGTACATACATTTTTCACTTACTGTAACGCTTCAAactcagcctagacgttatggtcgaatctggagATGTCACAAAAAAGGATTTTGAAATCAATGTTCTTCGATAGATCAACCAAGTTTTACAATCCATATTCATTTACACAActattattgaaaatgttatttaattaattcatttgtcaaaacataatttacagCGAAAGTCTTAGAAACcgttatattttggaaattcaGCTTGTATTTTCAAAAAACCTTTGTTTGCGTAAAATCGTCATTTTCATAAATCGTTTTGTCAAACCATGCAAGACAGCAAGcaaacaaaaccaaaaccaacagTTAAAACCATACAGGCCAGAGAGtcccaaaaaaattacaaactctcaaataaatctagaattttaaataaaaaccattaaTTACTAAGTATAAACAGTTCACAAACTTGTGGTCACCGTGAGACTCTGTGGTACCGATCTGCCTAAGTTTGTGGATTACCTAAATAGAATAGACGAACAtatgtgagttttcgtaaactcagtaTGTAACCCAACAGAAGTAAACATGCAATATGCACATAAATCTCATTTACAGACAGATACAAATTTGGACTTAGGTCCATGACAAATGCAGATAATAGAATCAGATAAGCAgagtcctacccccatcctttacacaccatctccgaccatcccatgtggggttaaaaacacccacccatccctaaaaacacccatccatccctacacaccatatagtgtcgatgcgaCACACGTCAGATAATTTGCAGACAAGCTACCAGAAAATAGGCGAAGAGTCGCCATACaaatcacttcctccacatgtATAATTCCCACCCCAATCATCAATACAAAAATACTGATACAgtaatatcatgcataacatGCTCATATAAAGATAACAGTACAGTTAGATAAACATATCGATGTCCTATTCAAAGCAGTTTATCAGAATATCAGATCACATAACTTatggtttggttagcccttaccgaccctacgaCAGGCCCACAATCGATCAAAACGACCTgtgcgaccctagggaaaattttagaattatgggcccacacgcccgtatggcTCACACTCCCAGATTAGCCTTGCTCGTGTGACCTACACGGCCTGGACCAAAACCCATatgcctgtgtggcccacacgtcTAATCTAGCCACACTCATGTAGCCCACATAGCCACACTCACAccatcacacggtcgtgtcttaCGCACAGCCGCACCTTCGTCAgatacacggtcgtgtctcacaCACGACCAACCACACGGTTaggcacacgctcgtgtggcgcCGACAAAATACTTTTTCGACTTTCGTCGAAACccatttttttgagttttgggAACACACCTGGTTCGATTTTGATGCGAAAACACTCTCAAGACCGCCAGAACCTAAAATCGACATAAATATTCCCAAAACCAATATTAATCCTCAACTAAACCGAACTAACGAAAATCAACTACTAAGAAATTCAAGTGTTCAACGCTTACCCGATTCTCAAATGACTCTGCCTACGATTACGTAAGAAAAGAACTCAGCATTCCTCGATTCTCTGCTGTCAAAAACACAAATTCAAAACCAACGGAAGAGACAACAACGTTCTAAAAGGCTTTAAAGGAAAATTCCCTACTCGAGCAAAACATACTACTCTTACTTGCCAAACATATGAACACAGTGAACCGAAACACCACAATTTGGAAGAATAATTTTGCTAaaacaaggaagaaaaaaataagaaaattctgttgaaaagaaaaatacgtCGAATTTCCAAAGAATGAGAGATTTTTGGGAAAACGAATTTGACATAAATCTCACTACATCCACATCCATAACCACCCACTAACTCAGAATCCCACTACAACTGAAACACTAACCACCACCCAAGCAAAAATATTAACTACACTCACACAAGGACTCGAACACGAGACCTTCAACACACTAACTCATTACCACTCAAACCAATAGGCTTATTCTATTATGGATTtacaaacatatttatataagtCCACTCAAAAAGGGTAAGACTTggatctaaaataacaaaaatttggcaaaaagaagacttgaacccaagacctcatacacacacccagaacacttaaccactgaagcatttaaatatttgggttaaatttcacaaaaatagaCTTAAATTATTTAGGGCGTTACACTTATCTTAACCATATCACATATTGACATATATTAACAGATGTCACATTTCGAGTCTTATTTAAGCCAAATAGACCCCACAAAaggtttaattatgaatttcagAGTCAAACAGGCTTAagtgaaaaattttataaaatgagcCCAGACGTTCGTGTGGCCCACAAGGCTTACTTGATCTGCCCGTGTAATCATACACGGCTGTGTGCCTTACACGGCCCACCCAATTTGCCCGTGTAATTACACACGTTCGTGTTCTCCACACGACAGACCACACACACGTGTGgtgcacacggtcgtgtgacgaACATCAGTATTGAAAATAGGGTCTATTTTTCCCAGATTTTTTCAAGTTCTAAATGACGTTTCGAGTTAGAATCACACACCTGATGATATTTCAGATCGACCACACATAGAACACTCCTGAATCCTACATACGACACCAAAACACATCGATTACAAACacaaattaacccaaaatttcacTTAAACACATTCCTTTCCTAAATAAAAATAGTCCCAAAAAACAACGTACAAGCACTTACTTCATAGAAATAGCGTCGAAACAATGACTACTCTGCTGAGGGGTTTTAATTCTCACACCTTTCACCTAATCAAACACCATGAAAATATTTAACACAACGtataacaaaaattaagcaTTAACAACTCAAACCTTACTCAAGAACGAACTCAAacttaataacataaaataaaacgaCATTACTTACACAAATCTTGGATTACAACCAAAAATGAAAAGACAAAAAGGTATTCTCACCTTGAATTAAtgacaataaaacaaaattacagaaaaaaaagagaaaatggtgaagggaagaaacaaaagaaacaagaaaagatGGAGAAAAAGGGAAGTGGGAGAGAAGAACGTGAGAGTGGGAAGTGGGAGAGATATTTTgggataattttaaaactaccCATATCCCACAAAATCCCATTAACTAACCACCTATCAGGTTTCCTTTAGagtcaaaacaaaaataatttctacTTTGCACACATGAGgtttcaaacacaagacctctaGGTAAGTTAAAGTCTTACCACTGAACCAGCAGGTTCATTCTTATCGACAATCGAgcgaaaataatatttaaacctGAAGTTCAAATATATgggtttggaaaaaaattaacaaacttTAAGGAG harbors:
- the LOC105763075 gene encoding LOW QUALITY PROTEIN: uncharacterized protein LOC105763075 (The sequence of the model RefSeq protein was modified relative to this genomic sequence to represent the inferred CDS: inserted 2 bases in 2 codons) → MLGTAASSAATIPTTAQTANSIRRAFQTTTFDSLSSSRHPILCARFHFLSLRFFSNVSTKAMSHSQTLHASNYHPQSSAPGNKQALISLSDKKELTLLGNGLQELGYTIVSTGGTASALENAGVSVTKVEQLTCFPEMLDGRVKTVHPNIHGGILARRDQKHHMEALNEHGIGTFDVVVVNLYPFYDKVTSTGGIAFDDGIENIDIGGPAMVRAAAKNHKDVLVVVDSQDYPALLEFLKGSQDDQQFRRKLAWKAFEHVASYDSAVSEWLWKQTVEDKFPPKLTVPLSLKSSLRYGENPHQKAAFYVDKSLSEVNAGGIATAIQHHGKEMSYNNYLDADAAWNCVSEFRNPTCVIVKHTNPCGVASGDDILEAYRLAVKADPVSAFGGIVAFNIEVDDALAKEIREFRSPTDGETRMFYEIVVAPKYTEKGLEILCGKXKTLRILEAKKNEKGKLSLRQVGGGWLAQDSDDLXPQDIQFNVVSEKKPQDNELRDAEFAWLCVKHVKSNAIVIAKDNRMLGMGSGQPNRLESLRIALRKAGDEVKGAALASDAFFPFAWKDAVEEACESGIGVIAEPGGSIRDGDAVDCCNKYGVSLLFTKVRHFRH